The Paenibacillus sp. G2S3 region AATCTAATGGGCTAAGAGGGGTAGGAGACACTTATGAAACTGTTAATTTCACGCTTCATTGCCATCCTTATTCTTGTGTTTCCTGGTTTAATCGCAATGAAGGGCTTCTTAATGATGAAGGACGATATTTTTGATTATATCTCTATGCATGGCGATGACTCCGTTGTTCCAGATTTCGCTTGGCTGCATTTCGGCGGAGGATTTCTGCTTTTTGCAGCGGGTATGACTTTCCTTGGCGGCTGGATTCTAGCAAGAGACCGCAAACGCAATTATGTTGGCCCTCGGTTCAAGGAGAAACAAAAAGCGAAACAAGCGGCAACGCAAGAAACGATCT contains the following coding sequences:
- a CDS encoding DUF2627 domain-containing protein, translated to MKLLISRFIAILILVFPGLIAMKGFLMMKDDIFDYISMHGDDSVVPDFAWLHFGGGFLLFAAGMTFLGGWILARDRKRNYVGPRFKEKQKAKQAATQETIS